Proteins encoded together in one Lagopus muta isolate bLagMut1 chromosome 3, bLagMut1 primary, whole genome shotgun sequence window:
- the MPPE1 gene encoding metallophosphoesterase 1 isoform X1, protein MPSPSLTSVKSCPLKKRIYFLLKLVCFVSSVLVFCEFFIYYVVIFQCRWPDVKGGAHTANEETSTSVLKAMFLADTHLLGEIKGHWLDKLRREWQMERSFQTALWLLQPDIVFILGDVFDEGKWDSPQAWADDVRRFQKMFKYPVSTELVVIVGNHDIGFHYETTTYKVHRFEKVFNFTSGKLITRKGTNFVLVNSVAMEGDGCTLCRTAEAKLVALSHRLNCSQQELNHPEKRCSDAEKPPASQPILLQHYPLYRKSDAECSGEDAASPEEKTIPFKEKYDVLSQEASQKLLWWFHPRLILSGHTHSACQVLHAGGIPEISVPSFSWRNRNNPSFIMGSITPTDFSLHKCFLPRESRVFAIYWAAGALLVVLVLAHFQLLTPPFYFAQRLISKHKAA, encoded by the exons ATGCCGAGTCCCAGCTTGACCAGTGTGAAGAGCTGTCCTTTGAAGAAGAGGATCTATTTCCTGCTGAAACTCGTGTGCTttgtcagctctgtgctggtattttgtgaatttttcatttattacgTGGTAATTTTTCAATGTCGATGGCCGGATGTGAAAGGTGGGGCTCACACAGCTAATGAAGAGACCTCAACTTCAGTCCTGAAGGCCATGTTTTTAGCTGATACTCACCTGCTTGGTGAAATCAAAGGACATTGGCTGGATAAACTACGAAG GGAATGGCAAATGGAGAGATCTTTCCAAACTGCTTTGTGGTTACTGCAGCCAgatattgtttttattctggGAGATGTCTTTGATGAAGGAAAATGGGACTCACCTCAG gcaTGGGCAGATGATGTCAGgagatttcagaaaatgtttaagTATCCAGTTAGTACTGAGCTGGTGGTTATTGTTGGGAATCACGACATCGGGTTTCATTATGA AACAACCACTTACAAGGTACATCGATTTGAAAAAGTTTTCAACTTTACTTCAGGAAAGCTAATAACTCGAAAAGGAACAAa CTTTGTCCTCGTGAACAGCGTGGCCATGGAGGGCGATGGCTGCACCCTGTGCCGCACTGCAGAGGCGAAGCTGGTGGCGCTTTCTCACAGACTGAACTGCTCCCAGCAG GAACTGAACCATCCCGAGAAGAGGTGCAGTGATGCAGAAAAGCCTCCAGCTTCACAACCAATCCTTCTGCAG CATTACCCTCTCTATCGGAAAAGTGATGCAGAATGCAGTGGAGAAGATGCTGCCTCTCCGGAGGAGAAGACCATCCCATTTAAAGAGAAGTACGATGTGCTGTCTCAGGAAGCATCACAAAAG ctgctgtggtggTTCCATCCCCGCCTGATTCTCAGCGGGCACACGCACAGCGCCTGCCAAGTGCTGCACGCGGGGGGGATCCCGGAGATCAGCGTCCCATCGTTCAGTTGGAGGAATAGAAACAACCCTAGTTTCATCATG gGCAGCATAACACCAACTGACTTCTCCCTCCACAAATGCTTCCTTCCACGTGAGAGCAGAGTCTTCGCTATATACTGGGCAGCAGGAGCCCTGCTCGTCGTCCTGGTGCTAGctcattttcagcttctcactccaccattttattttgctcagCGTTTAATCAGTAAGCATAAAGCAGCATGA
- the MPPE1 gene encoding metallophosphoesterase 1 isoform X2: MPSPSLTSVKSCPLKKRIYFLLKLVCFVSSVLVFCEFFIYYVVIFQCRWPDVKGGAHTANEETSTSVLKAMFLADTHLLGEIKGHWLDKLRREWQMERSFQTALWLLQPDIVFILGDVFDEGKWDSPQAWADDVRRFQKMFKYPVSTELVVIVGNHDIGFHYETTTYKVHRFEKVFNFTSGKLITRKGTNFVLVNSVAMEGDGCTLCRTAEAKLVALSHRLNCSQQHYPLYRKSDAECSGEDAASPEEKTIPFKEKYDVLSQEASQKLLWWFHPRLILSGHTHSACQVLHAGGIPEISVPSFSWRNRNNPSFIMGSITPTDFSLHKCFLPRESRVFAIYWAAGALLVVLVLAHFQLLTPPFYFAQRLISKHKAA; this comes from the exons ATGCCGAGTCCCAGCTTGACCAGTGTGAAGAGCTGTCCTTTGAAGAAGAGGATCTATTTCCTGCTGAAACTCGTGTGCTttgtcagctctgtgctggtattttgtgaatttttcatttattacgTGGTAATTTTTCAATGTCGATGGCCGGATGTGAAAGGTGGGGCTCACACAGCTAATGAAGAGACCTCAACTTCAGTCCTGAAGGCCATGTTTTTAGCTGATACTCACCTGCTTGGTGAAATCAAAGGACATTGGCTGGATAAACTACGAAG GGAATGGCAAATGGAGAGATCTTTCCAAACTGCTTTGTGGTTACTGCAGCCAgatattgtttttattctggGAGATGTCTTTGATGAAGGAAAATGGGACTCACCTCAG gcaTGGGCAGATGATGTCAGgagatttcagaaaatgtttaagTATCCAGTTAGTACTGAGCTGGTGGTTATTGTTGGGAATCACGACATCGGGTTTCATTATGA AACAACCACTTACAAGGTACATCGATTTGAAAAAGTTTTCAACTTTACTTCAGGAAAGCTAATAACTCGAAAAGGAACAAa CTTTGTCCTCGTGAACAGCGTGGCCATGGAGGGCGATGGCTGCACCCTGTGCCGCACTGCAGAGGCGAAGCTGGTGGCGCTTTCTCACAGACTGAACTGCTCCCAGCAG CATTACCCTCTCTATCGGAAAAGTGATGCAGAATGCAGTGGAGAAGATGCTGCCTCTCCGGAGGAGAAGACCATCCCATTTAAAGAGAAGTACGATGTGCTGTCTCAGGAAGCATCACAAAAG ctgctgtggtggTTCCATCCCCGCCTGATTCTCAGCGGGCACACGCACAGCGCCTGCCAAGTGCTGCACGCGGGGGGGATCCCGGAGATCAGCGTCCCATCGTTCAGTTGGAGGAATAGAAACAACCCTAGTTTCATCATG gGCAGCATAACACCAACTGACTTCTCCCTCCACAAATGCTTCCTTCCACGTGAGAGCAGAGTCTTCGCTATATACTGGGCAGCAGGAGCCCTGCTCGTCGTCCTGGTGCTAGctcattttcagcttctcactccaccattttattttgctcagCGTTTAATCAGTAAGCATAAAGCAGCATGA